In one window of Enterobacteriaceae endosymbiont of Plateumaris pusilla DNA:
- the argS gene encoding arginine--tRNA ligase: protein MNIKKILSDNIQNAMLKSGIPSKYNVMLRQCKKIKFGHYQVNGIIPAAIKLGNNPKKLAIKVIQNINLKNVIEKIKISPLGFINIFIKNKWISKQISLFLNTPKLGILNKIKIKNIIIDYSSPNIAKEMHVGHLRSTIIGDSIVRILIFLGHNVIKVNHIGDWGTQFGMLIAFLEFKKYKEKKIFLSDLNKFYKEAQIKYNENKSFAEKSRKYVVKLQNNDPFCLKIWKKFVQITMNYNYILYKKLNVSLTSKNTFGESTYNHMLPKIILDLKKKGLAINSNGAVVIPIEKIKNKNGTTMAIIIQKKDGGYLYATTDIACIKYRCQALKADRIIYYVDARQSQYLKQIFLIAKKANYVPLHVELEHHMFGMILDHNNKPFKTRTGENIKLNSLIEESIIRSKKIILQKNPMIKKSELDNLSSIIGIAAIKYSELSKNRITNYIFNWNEMLSLNGNTAPYIQYAYVRAKSILIKSKINFNDFLNYEIKFSNDYEINLAITFLEFEEIILKIAKNGTPHILCNWLYKITTLFSNFYENCNILSINNNLIKMSRLTIVFITTKFLKTGLNLLGIKTINKM, encoded by the coding sequence ATGAATATTAAAAAAATTCTTTCAGATAATATTCAAAATGCAATGTTAAAATCAGGTATTCCATCCAAATATAATGTAATGTTACGTCAATGTAAAAAAATAAAATTTGGACATTATCAAGTAAATGGTATTATACCTGCTGCTATAAAATTAGGTAATAATCCTAAAAAACTAGCTATAAAAGTAATACAAAATATAAATTTAAAAAATGTAATAGAAAAAATAAAAATATCACCATTAGGATTTATTAATATTTTCATTAAAAATAAATGGATATCTAAACAAATAAGTTTATTTTTAAATACTCCAAAATTAGGTATTTTAAATAAAATAAAAATTAAAAATATTATAATAGATTATTCAAGTCCCAATATTGCAAAAGAAATGCATGTTGGACATTTAAGATCTACAATAATAGGAGATTCAATAGTTCGTATATTAATTTTCTTAGGACATAATGTAATAAAAGTTAATCATATAGGTGATTGGGGTACACAATTTGGAATGTTAATTGCATTTTTAGAGTTTAAAAAATATAAAGAAAAAAAAATATTTTTATCTGATTTAAATAAATTTTATAAAGAAGCACAAATTAAATATAATGAAAATAAAAGTTTTGCTGAAAAATCTAGAAAATATGTTGTCAAATTACAAAATAATGATCCATTTTGTTTAAAAATATGGAAAAAATTTGTTCAAATTACTATGAATTATAATTATATATTATATAAAAAACTTAATGTGTCATTAACTTCAAAAAATACTTTTGGTGAAAGTACATATAATCATATGTTACCAAAAATAATTTTAGATTTAAAAAAAAAAGGTTTAGCTATTAATAGTAATGGAGCTGTTGTTATTCCTATAGAAAAAATAAAAAATAAAAATGGAACTACAATGGCAATTATTATACAAAAAAAAGATGGAGGATATCTTTATGCAACTACTGACATTGCTTGCATAAAATATCGTTGTCAAGCATTAAAAGCTGATCGTATTATATATTATGTAGATGCTCGACAAAGTCAATATTTAAAACAAATATTTTTAATAGCAAAAAAAGCCAATTATGTTCCTTTACATGTAGAATTAGAACATCATATGTTTGGAATGATATTAGATCATAATAATAAACCATTTAAAACTCGTACAGGAGAAAATATAAAATTAAATAGTTTAATAGAAGAATCTATAATAAGATCAAAAAAAATAATCTTACAAAAAAATCCTATGATAAAAAAAAGTGAATTAGATAATTTATCTTCTATAATAGGTATTGCAGCAATTAAATATTCTGAATTATCTAAAAATAGGATAACTAATTACATTTTTAACTGGAATGAAATGCTTTCTTTAAATGGAAATACAGCTCCTTACATACAATATGCTTATGTAAGAGCAAAATCAATATTAATAAAATCAAAAATTAATTTTAATGATTTTTTAAATTATGAAATAAAATTTTCAAATGACTATGAAATTAATTTAGCTATTACTTTTTTAGAATTTGAAGAAATAATTTTAAAAATTGCAAAAAATGGTACTCCACATATATTATGTAATTGGTTATATAAAATTACTACATTATTTTCTAATTTCTATGAAAATTGTAATATATTAAGTATAAATAATAATTTAATTAAGATGAGTAGGTTAACAATAGTATTTATTACTACTAAATTTTTAAAAACAGGATTAAATCTTTTAGGTATCAAAACAATTAATAAAATGTAA
- the ptsI gene encoding phosphoenolpyruvate-protein phosphotransferase PtsI — translation MISGILASPGIAFGKAFLLKVDNIIINHNKIMNNQIEFEIKKFFDGQKKSIEQIELIKNKSINNFNDEKKSIFEGHIILLQDEEMIKEVISLIKNNLLSADAAVNYVIKYQIKLLKNLKDEYLKSRIIDIKDIGNRLIKNILGTNIINLNKIKNKVILIAKDLTPSETAQLNLKKILGFITDFGSQTSHTAIIARSLEIPAIVGTGNITSKVKTNDYLILDSINNNIYINPTIKIINKIKLIYNKYIFEKNKLIKLSNLPAITKDNIKIKICANISSLEDLNNAKKNGAEGIGLYRTEFLFMNRNSLPSEEEQFHAYKIVAKSMYGKSIIIRTMDIGGDKDIPYMNLPKENNPFLGWRAIRITMDRKEILHTQLRAILRASIFGKLCIMFPMIISIEEVYFLKEELNFLKKQLQNEKKHFNKNIPVGIMVETPASAIISEHLAKEIDFFSIGTNDLTQYTLAVDRGNDLISHLYKPISPSIFYLIKKVINASHSEGKWTGMCGELASDERVIPILLGMGLDEFSMSSTFIPKIKNIIRNIEMSKAKILADNILLQSTIKDINNLIYEFNK, via the coding sequence ATGATTTCAGGAATTTTAGCTTCTCCTGGTATTGCTTTTGGTAAAGCATTTTTATTAAAAGTAGATAATATTATTATTAATCATAATAAAATTATGAATAATCAAATAGAATTTGAAATTAAAAAATTTTTTGACGGACAAAAAAAATCAATAGAACAAATTGAATTAATTAAAAATAAATCAATAAATAATTTTAATGATGAAAAAAAATCTATATTTGAAGGACATATTATACTTTTACAAGATGAAGAAATGATTAAAGAAGTTATTTCATTAATAAAAAATAATCTTTTATCAGCTGATGCTGCTGTAAATTATGTAATAAAATATCAAATAAAATTATTAAAAAATCTTAAGGATGAATATTTAAAATCTAGAATAATTGATATTAAAGATATTGGTAATCGTTTAATAAAAAATATATTAGGTACTAATATTATTAATTTAAATAAAATAAAAAATAAAGTAATTTTAATTGCTAAAGATCTTACACCATCAGAAACGGCTCAATTAAATTTAAAAAAAATTTTAGGATTTATTACAGATTTTGGTAGTCAAACTTCTCATACAGCAATAATAGCTCGTTCTTTAGAAATACCAGCTATTGTAGGTACAGGAAATATTACTAGTAAAGTTAAAACAAATGATTATTTAATTTTAGATAGTATTAATAATAATATATATATAAATCCTACAATTAAAATAATTAATAAAATTAAATTAATATATAATAAATATATTTTTGAAAAAAATAAATTAATAAAATTAAGTAATTTACCAGCTATAACTAAAGATAATATAAAAATTAAAATATGTGCTAATATTAGTTCATTAGAAGATTTAAATAATGCAAAAAAAAATGGTGCTGAAGGAATTGGATTATATCGTACAGAATTTTTATTTATGAATCGTAATTCTTTACCTTCAGAAGAGGAACAGTTTCATGCTTACAAAATAGTAGCAAAAAGTATGTATGGTAAATCTATTATTATCCGTACTATGGATATAGGAGGAGATAAAGATATTCCTTATATGAATTTACCTAAGGAAAATAATCCTTTTTTAGGATGGAGAGCTATTAGAATAACTATGGATCGTAAAGAAATATTACATACACAATTAAGAGCTATTTTAAGAGCATCAATATTTGGAAAATTATGTATTATGTTTCCAATGATTATTTCTATTGAAGAAGTTTATTTTTTAAAAGAAGAATTAAATTTTTTAAAAAAACAACTTCAAAATGAAAAAAAACATTTTAATAAAAATATTCCAGTAGGAATTATGGTAGAAACTCCTGCATCAGCTATTATTTCTGAACATTTAGCAAAAGAAATTGATTTTTTTAGTATAGGTACAAACGATTTAACTCAATATACATTAGCTGTAGATCGTGGTAATGATTTAATTTCTCATTTATATAAACCAATATCTCCATCTATTTTTTATTTAATAAAAAAAGTTATTAATGCATCACATTCAGAAGGTAAATGGACTGGTATGTGTGGTGAATTAGCTAGTGATGAACGTGTAATTCCAATTTTATTAGGAATGGGTTTAGATGAATTTAGTATGAGTTCAACATTTATTCCTAAAATAAAAAATATTATTAGAAATATAGAAATGAGTAAAGCAAAAATTTTAGCAGATAATATCTTATTACAATCTACTATTAAAGATATTAATAATCTTATATATGAATTTAATAAATAA
- the aspS gene encoding aspartate--tRNA ligase, producing the protein MKNRIYCGEINLTHINQEIILYGWIDNYINLGKLIFINLRDREGIIQIIFTSSNKTIFKLASTLRNNFCVKIIGKVVKKINKNLNLSTKKIEIVASNLFIINKSKALPIDNNILNTEEIRLKYRYLDLRQFKMLKIIKNRSIITSIIRLFLEKNKFLNIETPILTKSTPEGSRDYLVPSRIHKNKFYALPQSPQIFKQLLMIAGLDRYYQIAKCFRDEDLRSDRQPEFTQVDIEASFVNFNDFKNLIEKMLCHLWKKIINISLEKFSVITFHNAMSTYGTDKPDLRNPLKLIDLTNLFIKKNNKIKNNIFNRIVSICINNKYLKNINNKKLDNYKLYINKYGTNNLNIFKVKNHNLINLSNKNNKSEFFINDEISKNIILRNKANNHDLIFLGTEQINGTLSSMGILRKKLSVDFNLIEKNTWFPLWVINFPLFKKDKIGKLISMHHPFTCPIKFNIDDLQNNPENIISDSYDIVINGYEIGSGSGRIYNNKVQQIIFDILKIDRQIQKKDFGFFLEALKFGTPPHRGIALGLDRLVMLLSNTNNIRDVIVFPKTTSGTCLMTQSPNFINKYILKELGLLCITEK; encoded by the coding sequence ATGAAAAATAGAATTTATTGTGGAGAAATTAATTTAACACATATAAATCAAGAAATAATACTTTATGGTTGGATAGATAATTATATAAATTTAGGTAAATTAATTTTTATTAATTTAAGAGATAGAGAAGGTATTATACAAATTATTTTTACATCTTCAAATAAAACAATATTTAAATTAGCTTCAACATTACGTAATAATTTTTGTGTAAAAATAATAGGTAAGGTAGTTAAAAAAATAAATAAAAATTTAAATTTATCAACAAAAAAAATAGAAATAGTAGCGTCTAATTTATTTATAATAAATAAATCTAAAGCGTTACCTATTGATAATAATATTTTAAATACAGAAGAAATTAGATTAAAATATAGATATTTAGATCTTAGACAATTTAAAATGTTAAAAATAATAAAAAATAGATCAATTATTACAAGTATAATTAGATTATTTTTAGAAAAAAATAAATTTTTAAATATTGAAACACCAATTTTAACAAAATCTACCCCAGAGGGATCTAGAGATTATTTAGTTCCTAGTCGAATACATAAAAACAAATTTTATGCATTACCACAATCTCCTCAAATTTTTAAACAATTATTAATGATTGCTGGATTAGATCGTTATTATCAGATTGCTAAATGTTTTCGTGATGAAGATTTAAGATCAGATCGCCAACCAGAATTTACTCAAGTTGATATAGAAGCTTCTTTTGTTAATTTTAATGATTTTAAAAATTTAATAGAAAAAATGCTATGTCATTTATGGAAAAAAATAATAAACATTTCACTAGAAAAATTTTCTGTAATAACTTTTCATAATGCTATGAGTACTTATGGTACAGATAAACCTGATTTAAGAAATCCATTAAAATTAATAGATTTAACAAATTTATTTATTAAAAAAAATAATAAAATTAAAAATAATATTTTTAATAGGATAGTATCAATTTGTATTAATAATAAATATTTAAAAAACATAAATAATAAGAAATTAGATAATTATAAATTATATATTAATAAATATGGTACTAATAATCTTAATATTTTTAAAGTTAAAAATCATAATTTAATTAATTTATCTAATAAAAATAATAAATCAGAATTTTTTATAAATGATGAAATATCAAAAAATATTATTTTACGTAATAAAGCTAATAATCATGATTTAATTTTTTTAGGAACAGAACAGATTAATGGAACATTAAGTTCTATGGGAATTTTAAGAAAAAAATTATCTGTAGATTTTAATCTAATAGAAAAAAATACATGGTTTCCATTATGGGTTATTAATTTTCCTTTATTTAAAAAAGATAAAATAGGAAAACTTATTTCAATGCATCACCCATTTACATGTCCAATAAAATTTAATATAGATGATTTACAAAATAATCCAGAAAATATTATATCTGATTCATATGATATAGTAATTAATGGATATGAGATTGGTAGTGGATCAGGAAGAATTTATAATAATAAAGTACAACAAATAATATTTGATATTTTAAAAATAGATAGACAAATACAAAAAAAAGATTTTGGTTTTTTTTTAGAAGCTTTAAAATTTGGTACGCCACCTCATAGAGGAATTGCTTTAGGATTAGATCGATTAGTTATGTTACTTTCAAATACGAATAATATTCGTGACGTAATTGTTTTTCCTAAAACTACTTCAGGAACATGTTTGATGACTCAATCACCAAATTTTATTAATAAATATATTTTAAAAGAATTAGGATTATTATGTATAACAGAAAAATAA
- the lysA gene encoding diaminopimelate decarboxylase, with amino-acid sequence MTQIFDIYHNKNGFLTKTIFSIIKKYNSPIWLYCAETIKKRILQLAKFDTIRFAQKACSNINILKLMRKEGVKVDAVSLGEIERALIAGYNNKNKDDIIFTADIFDFNTLKRIIDLNITVNVGSIDMLHQLGPLSKNHNIWLRINPGFGHGHNKKTNTGGENSKHGIWHTDLKKSIEIINKYNLKLIGMHIHIGSGVNYSHLKKVCDAMTDYVLKPYIPKINIISAGGGLSVPYKLYDKSVDTKHYFKLWNKTRNIINNHLQKNIKLEIEPGRFLVAESGILICQICAIKKIKEKRFILVDVGFNDFMRPAMYGSYHYISAISSKGIDMSYLPKIEAIVAGPLCEAGDVFTQSDNGEIKFCLLPYVHVGDYLVFHDTGAYGASMSSCYNSRPLIPEILIENGIPREIRRHQKIQELISLEIY; translated from the coding sequence ATGACACAAATATTTGATATTTATCATAATAAAAATGGTTTTTTAACAAAAACTATATTTTCTATTATAAAAAAATATAATTCTCCAATTTGGTTATATTGTGCAGAAACTATAAAAAAACGTATTTTACAATTAGCAAAATTTGATACTATCAGGTTTGCTCAAAAAGCATGTTCTAATATAAATATTTTAAAATTAATGAGAAAAGAAGGTGTAAAAGTAGACGCAGTATCTTTAGGAGAAATAGAAAGAGCACTAATAGCTGGTTATAATAATAAAAATAAAGATGATATTATTTTTACAGCAGATATTTTTGACTTTAATACATTAAAACGTATTATAGATTTAAATATTACTGTTAATGTTGGTTCAATAGATATGTTACATCAATTAGGACCATTATCTAAAAATCATAATATTTGGTTACGTATTAATCCAGGATTTGGACATGGACATAATAAAAAAACTAATACTGGTGGTGAAAATAGTAAACATGGTATATGGCATACAGATTTAAAAAAATCTATTGAAATTATAAATAAATATAATTTAAAATTAATAGGAATGCATATACATATAGGATCAGGTGTTAATTATTCTCATTTAAAAAAAGTATGTGATGCTATGACTGATTATGTATTAAAACCATATATTCCTAAAATTAATATAATATCTGCAGGTGGTGGTTTATCTGTGCCTTATAAATTATATGATAAAAGTGTTGATACGAAACATTATTTTAAATTATGGAATAAAACACGTAATATTATTAATAATCATTTACAAAAAAATATAAAATTAGAAATTGAACCTGGTAGATTTTTAGTAGCAGAATCAGGAATATTAATTTGTCAAATATGTGCTATAAAAAAAATAAAAGAAAAACGGTTTATTTTAGTTGATGTTGGTTTTAATGATTTTATGAGACCTGCAATGTATGGAAGTTATCATTATATATCAGCAATTTCTTCAAAAGGTATAGATATGTCATATTTACCAAAAATAGAAGCTATAGTTGCTGGTCCTTTGTGTGAAGCAGGAGATGTATTTACTCAGTCAGATAATGGAGAAATAAAATTTTGTTTATTGCCATATGTTCATGTTGGAGATTATTTAGTTTTTCATGATACAGGTGCTTATGGAGCATCTATGTCATCTTGTTATAATAGTAGACCTTTAATACCAGAAATATTGATTGAAAACGGTATTCCAAGAGAAATTCGTCGTCATCAAAAAATACAAGAATTAATTAGTTTAGAGATCTATTGA
- a CDS encoding MalY/PatB family protein encodes MIKKIYNFDKFIDRSNSDSLKWNKYNKNIIPLWIADSDFSCPPCILKALKERINHGILGYGIISKNLSNIIIERLWKNYKWKINPEWIIYISGVVSGLNLTIRAFTTNKNSVIIPIPIYPPFIYATNLAQRSKIYTKLIQINNRFIIDCNYLNKHIYGNEKLIMLCNPHNPVGTSYKYYELEKILEFVKKYNLIVCSDEIHCDLILEKGIQHIPFASLNNDAEQCSITLMSPSKSFNISGLNFAIAIIPNKKLRDTFNLFKQGISPNIDILSCIAAESAWKNGNDWLKKQIKYLKINRDLLFYAINKLPYISMLKPEATYLGWINCSKMNILNPALYFEKYGIGLSSGKDFGDANFIRFNFACTHDILKKALKRIEHAINQL; translated from the coding sequence ATGATAAAAAAAATTTATAATTTTGATAAGTTTATTGATAGATCTAATAGTGATAGTTTAAAATGGAATAAATATAATAAAAATATTATTCCTTTATGGATAGCTGATAGTGATTTTTCTTGTCCTCCATGTATATTAAAAGCATTAAAGGAAAGAATTAATCATGGTATTTTAGGATATGGAATTATTTCAAAAAATTTATCAAATATCATTATTGAAAGATTATGGAAAAATTATAAATGGAAAATTAATCCTGAATGGATTATATATATTAGTGGAGTTGTTTCTGGATTAAATTTAACTATAAGAGCTTTTACTACTAATAAAAATTCTGTAATAATACCTATTCCTATATATCCTCCATTTATATATGCAACTAATTTAGCTCAAAGATCTAAAATATATACAAAATTAATACAAATAAATAATAGATTTATTATAGACTGTAATTATTTAAATAAACATATTTATGGTAATGAAAAATTAATAATGTTATGTAATCCACATAATCCAGTAGGTACATCATATAAATATTATGAATTAGAAAAAATTTTAGAATTTGTTAAAAAATATAATTTAATTGTTTGTTCTGATGAAATACATTGTGATTTAATTTTAGAAAAAGGAATTCAACACATACCATTTGCGTCTCTTAATAATGATGCTGAACAATGTTCTATAACTCTTATGTCTCCATCTAAATCATTTAATATATCAGGATTAAATTTTGCAATTGCTATTATTCCTAATAAAAAATTACGTGATACATTTAATTTATTCAAACAAGGAATTAGTCCTAACATAGATATATTATCATGTATTGCAGCAGAATCTGCATGGAAAAATGGTAATGATTGGTTAAAAAAACAAATTAAGTATTTAAAAATTAATCGTGATCTTTTATTTTATGCAATAAATAAACTTCCGTATATAAGTATGTTAAAACCAGAAGCTACATATCTTGGTTGGATTAATTGTTCTAAAATGAATATATTAAATCCAGCACTATATTTTGAAAAATATGGTATAGGATTATCTTCAGGAAAAGATTTTGGAGATGCAAATTTTATTAGGTTTAATTTTGCTTGTACTCATGATATATTAAAAAAAGCGTTGAAAAGAATAGAACATGCAATTAATCAATTATAA
- a CDS encoding HPr family phosphocarrier protein, with product MFQKEIIINNTHGLHIRPAALFVKEAKSFISDITITSNGKTVNAKSLFKIQTLGMTKGTSIILTAYGIDEKEAIEHLIKIIKKL from the coding sequence ATGTTCCAAAAAGAAATTATTATTAATAATACTCATGGTTTACATATTCGTCCAGCAGCACTTTTTGTAAAAGAAGCTAAATCTTTTATTTCTGATATAACAATTACATCCAATGGAAAAACAGTTAATGCTAAAAGTTTATTTAAGATACAAACATTAGGAATGACTAAAGGAACTTCAATTATTTTAACAGCTTACGGAATAGATGAAAAAGAAGCAATAGAACATTTAATAAAAATTATTAAAAAATTATAA
- a CDS encoding 5-formyltetrahydrofolate cyclo-ligase, which yields MQKKILQRIKIRNKCKKLRKNISIINKHILDNIITNKLLNFISFRKNQNIGLFISFSGEINTNLLIKKLWLQNKTVFVPIIDPFFKGKLLFSKYNSNTILKFNKFNILEPNVKKESLFLIDILDIIIVPIVSFNFNHYRLGMGGGYYDRLLINKSNNILPIGIAYDCQLNNKFPICKWDVPLPVIITQSKIWL from the coding sequence ATGCAAAAAAAAATACTTCAACGAATAAAAATTCGTAATAAATGTAAAAAATTAAGAAAAAATATTTCTATTATTAATAAACATATTTTAGATAATATTATTACTAATAAACTATTAAATTTTATCTCATTTAGAAAAAATCAAAATATAGGATTATTTATTTCTTTTTCAGGAGAAATAAATACAAATTTATTAATAAAAAAATTATGGTTACAAAATAAAACAGTTTTTGTTCCTATTATAGATCCATTTTTTAAAGGAAAATTACTATTTTCTAAATATAATTCTAATACAATATTAAAATTTAATAAATTTAATATATTAGAACCTAACGTGAAAAAAGAATCTTTATTTTTAATTGATATATTAGATATAATAATAGTACCAATTGTATCATTTAATTTTAATCATTATAGATTAGGTATGGGTGGTGGATATTATGATAGATTATTAATAAATAAATCAAATAATATTTTACCTATAGGAATAGCTTATGATTGTCAATTAAATAATAAATTTCCTATTTGTAAATGGGATGTTCCATTACCAGTAATTATTACACAATCTAAAATATGGTTATAA
- the crr gene encoding PTS glucose transporter subunit IIA produces MNFFSDIFKKIKKKIIQKNTIIKVLAPISGEIVDITTVPDSVFSDKIIGDGIAINPTGNFIVSPIDGKIGKIFDTNHAFSIISHNEIELFVHFGIDTINLKGKGFKRIFNLKESNIVKKGEIIIELDLDYLIKTAKSILTPVVISNIEDIKEIRKYSGKVIAGVDPVLKITK; encoded by the coding sequence ATGAATTTTTTTTCTGATATTTTTAAAAAAATAAAAAAAAAAATAATACAAAAAAATACTATTATCAAAGTTTTAGCACCTATTTCTGGAGAAATAGTTGATATAACTACTGTTCCAGATTCTGTATTTTCTGATAAAATTATAGGAGATGGAATTGCAATTAATCCTACAGGTAATTTTATTGTATCTCCAATAGATGGAAAAATAGGAAAAATTTTTGATACTAACCATGCTTTTTCTATTATATCACATAATGAAATAGAATTATTTGTACATTTTGGTATTGATACAATTAATTTAAAAGGAAAAGGATTTAAACGTATATTTAATTTGAAAGAATCAAATATAGTTAAAAAAGGAGAAATAATTATTGAATTAGACTTAGATTATTTAATTAAAACAGCAAAATCAATATTAACTCCTGTAGTAATTTCTAATATTGAAGATATTAAAGAAATAAGAAAATATTCTGGTAAAGTTATTGCAGGTGTTGATCCAGTATTAAAAATAACTAAATAA
- a CDS encoding YebC/PmpR family DNA-binding transcriptional regulator produces the protein MAGHSKWSNMRYRKASQDIKKDKIFTKIARELNSASKLGGTINPQYNTKLRLAIEKGLSYNMNRSTIKKILFKKLNKKILSVNMTNISYEGYGPGNIALIINCVTNNKNRTVSEIRNSFSKIGHRLGNSGAVSYMFQKKIKISFYNKNNVDYVMDIAEKLQAEDIIINNKIIDLIFNKEKYKVILLEMKKILIKPVNFKLTMIPLIKQNIDILTKNKLLNFLNLLKLNNDIKKIYHNANI, from the coding sequence ATGGCTGGACATAGTAAATGGTCTAATATGCGTTATCGTAAAGCATCACAAGATATAAAAAAAGATAAAATATTTACTAAAATTGCTAGAGAATTAAATTCTGCTAGTAAATTAGGAGGAACAATTAATCCACAATATAATACTAAATTACGTTTAGCTATAGAAAAAGGTTTATCATATAATATGAATAGATCTACAATAAAAAAAATATTATTTAAGAAATTAAATAAAAAAATATTATCAGTTAATATGACAAATATTTCTTATGAAGGTTATGGTCCTGGAAATATTGCATTAATTATTAATTGTGTTACAAATAATAAAAATAGAACAGTTTCTGAAATAAGAAATTCTTTTAGTAAAATAGGTCATCGTTTAGGAAATAGTGGTGCTGTTTCTTATATGTTTCAAAAAAAAATTAAAATATCATTTTATAATAAAAATAATGTAGATTATGTTATGGATATTGCTGAAAAATTACAAGCTGAAGATATTATTATTAATAATAAAATAATTGATCTTATTTTTAATAAAGAAAAATATAAAGTTATACTATTAGAAATGAAAAAAATTTTAATTAAGCCAGTTAATTTTAAATTAACTATGATTCCTTTAATCAAACAAAATATTGATATATTAACAAAAAATAAATTATTAAATTTTTTAAATTTATTAAAATTAAATAATGATATAAAAAAAATTTATCATAATGCTAATATTTAA
- a CDS encoding TerC family protein: MEDYIFNFFSCKIQPVNLFILLFLIILEIILNIDNIIIYSLAISQLSYFKKTFKIKYLLFLIILLIRIYLIKFILSLSYINNIDIFYIYSYHYTIKNFMFTIGGIILLKKYFTEKSLNKITNIKNFKIQNNNNFLLIKNYLQIIFIDVISSLDSLIILTSITKKFFLIFIAVIISYIIIIFITNFIIKIINKYEIIRLLILKILFFLGITFLIKGIIHLF; the protein is encoded by the coding sequence ATGGAGGATTATATATTTAATTTTTTTTCTTGTAAAATACAACCAGTAAATTTATTTATTTTGTTATTTTTAATAATATTAGAAATAATATTAAATATAGATAATATTATTATTTATTCATTAGCTATATCTCAATTATCATATTTTAAAAAAACATTTAAAATAAAATATTTACTTTTTTTAATAATATTATTAATTCGTATTTATTTAATAAAATTTATTCTTTCTTTATCATATATAAATAATATTGATATATTTTATATATATAGCTATCATTATACAATAAAAAATTTTATGTTTACAATAGGAGGAATAATTTTACTAAAAAAATATTTTACAGAAAAATCTTTAAATAAAATTACAAATATTAAAAATTTTAAAATACAAAATAATAATAATTTTTTATTAATAAAAAATTATTTACAAATTATTTTTATAGATGTTATTTCAAGTTTAGATTCATTAATAATATTAACAAGTATAACAAAAAAATTTTTCTTAATATTTATAGCAGTAATTATTTCATATATTATTATTATTTTTATAACAAATTTTATTATAAAAATAATTAATAAATATGAAATAATTAGATTATTAATTTTAAAAATATTATTTTTTTTAGGAATTACATTTTTAATTAAAGGAATCATTCATCTATTTTAA